A stretch of Microbacterium sp. LWH3-1.2 DNA encodes these proteins:
- the paaC gene encoding 1,2-phenylacetyl-CoA epoxidase subunit PaaC → MTVEHVELSAELAGAEGHAATADVAEYARWLGDDALILSQQLGAWIARAPELEEDVALANIALDLLGHARSLLRYAGTYDDRTEDDLAYWRDEPEFRCAWLFQQPNGDFAQTIARQLAASVYLFELYTALQRSSDETLAAIAAKAVKEVEYHRDHAVQWTLRLAGGTDESRRRMLRAIGDVWPYVGELFRDEPLTQRLDGIAVPPSTLQGPFDTVIAAVFAEAELEVPAIPMSAAGGRRGSHFPTLGSLLAEMQVLARQHPGATW, encoded by the coding sequence GTGACCGTCGAGCACGTCGAGCTGTCGGCCGAGCTGGCCGGCGCCGAGGGCCACGCCGCGACGGCGGACGTCGCGGAGTACGCGCGGTGGCTCGGCGACGATGCGCTCATCCTGTCGCAACAGCTCGGCGCGTGGATCGCACGGGCTCCCGAACTCGAGGAGGATGTCGCGCTCGCCAACATCGCGCTCGACCTTCTCGGTCACGCGCGTTCGCTCCTGCGGTACGCCGGCACCTACGACGATCGCACCGAGGACGACCTCGCCTACTGGCGCGACGAGCCGGAGTTCCGGTGCGCGTGGCTCTTCCAGCAGCCCAACGGGGACTTCGCGCAGACGATCGCGCGTCAGCTCGCAGCATCCGTCTACCTCTTCGAGCTGTACACAGCCCTGCAGCGATCGTCCGACGAGACCCTCGCCGCGATCGCCGCGAAGGCGGTCAAAGAGGTCGAGTACCACCGTGACCACGCCGTGCAGTGGACGCTGCGCCTCGCGGGCGGCACCGACGAGTCCCGCCGGCGCATGCTCCGCGCGATCGGCGATGTGTGGCCGTACGTGGGCGAGCTGTTCCGCGACGAGCCGCTGACCCAGCGTCTCGACGGCATCGCCGTGCCGCCCTCGACACTTCAAGGGCCGTTCGACACCGTGATCGCGGCGGTCTTCGCCGAGGCCGAGCTCGAGGTGCCCGCCATCCCGATGTCGGCGGCCGGCGGGCGGCGCGGGTCGCACTTCCCGACGCTGGGCTCCCTGCTCGCCGAGATGCAAGTGCTGGCCAGGCAGCACCCGGGGGCGACATGGTGA
- a CDS encoding IclR family transcriptional regulator has translation MSAKGPSNVTDVTSRVEAAGAKAAPASQTLSRGIRILEVLADARGPLSIDEIARRLEVHRSVAYRLLRTLEDHGLVERDAAGLVELGARMAALAAGVAHDLQAEALPELTAVAGDLGVTCFLAVLDHDECVTLSSVEPRHAVNPVAQRPGTRHPVTRGAPGKAILSLVPKASWPSGISGDLAAEVTDATTRGFATSHDEVIPSLRAVAVPLAVRGRGPAAIAVVFVASAHSDEEIAARLRRSAAAIRDALGG, from the coding sequence ATGTCTGCGAAAGGACCGTCGAACGTGACAGATGTGACGTCTCGCGTCGAGGCGGCGGGTGCGAAGGCGGCGCCGGCCTCGCAGACGCTGAGCCGCGGCATCCGGATCCTCGAGGTGCTCGCCGACGCGCGCGGACCGCTGTCGATCGACGAGATCGCACGGCGGCTCGAGGTGCACCGGTCGGTCGCCTATCGGCTGCTGCGCACGCTCGAAGACCACGGGCTCGTCGAGCGGGACGCGGCGGGCCTCGTCGAGCTCGGCGCGCGCATGGCGGCCCTCGCGGCGGGCGTCGCGCACGACCTGCAGGCCGAGGCGCTCCCCGAGCTGACGGCGGTGGCGGGCGATCTCGGAGTGACGTGCTTCCTCGCGGTGCTCGACCACGACGAGTGCGTGACGCTCTCGAGCGTCGAGCCCCGCCACGCGGTGAATCCGGTCGCGCAGCGGCCGGGGACGCGGCATCCGGTCACTCGCGGCGCGCCGGGCAAGGCGATCCTGTCGCTCGTGCCGAAGGCCTCCTGGCCGAGCGGCATCTCGGGGGACCTGGCCGCAGAGGTGACGGATGCCACGACCCGCGGCTTCGCGACCAGCCACGACGAGGTCATCCCGAGCCTGCGCGCCGTGGCGGTGCCGCTCGCCGTGCGTGGGCGCGGGCCCGCGGCGATCGCCGTCGTGTTCGTTGCGAGCGCGCACTCGGACGAGGAGATCGCCGCGCGGCTCAGGCGCTCGGCGGCCGCCATCCGCGACGCGCTCGGCGGCTGA
- the paaA gene encoding 1,2-phenylacetyl-CoA epoxidase subunit PaaA: MTTETLIDTAPIDEAGEQAAFDAIIEADSRIEPRDWMPAAYRKTLIRQISQHAHSEIIGMQPEGNWISRAPSLKRKAILMAKVQDEAGHGLYLYSAAQTLGITRDEMTGQLIEGRARYSSIFNYPTPTWADMGAIGWLVDGAAICNQVPLCRASYGPYGRAMVRICKEESFHQRQGFEILLTLMQGSPAQREMAQEAVDRWYWPSLMMFGPPDDESPNSAQSMRWKIKRFSNDDLRQRFIGMLVPQAEVLGVRLPDPELRWDERAERWHTSEIDWTEFHEVLAGRGPMNVERIRNRRNAHEDGAWVREAAAEYARKQQLELASRSLSERSESKRPEPTTEVRS, encoded by the coding sequence ATGACGACCGAGACACTGATCGACACGGCGCCGATCGACGAGGCCGGCGAGCAGGCGGCGTTCGACGCGATCATCGAGGCCGACTCGCGCATCGAGCCGCGGGACTGGATGCCGGCGGCGTACCGCAAGACGCTGATCCGGCAGATCTCGCAGCACGCGCATTCCGAGATCATCGGGATGCAGCCCGAGGGCAACTGGATCTCTCGCGCGCCGAGCCTCAAGCGCAAGGCGATCCTGATGGCCAAGGTGCAGGACGAGGCGGGCCACGGCCTGTACCTGTACTCGGCGGCCCAGACCCTCGGCATCACCCGTGACGAGATGACCGGGCAGTTGATCGAGGGGCGGGCCCGGTACTCGTCGATCTTCAACTACCCGACGCCGACGTGGGCAGACATGGGTGCGATCGGCTGGCTGGTGGACGGCGCCGCGATCTGCAATCAGGTGCCGCTGTGCCGTGCGTCGTACGGTCCGTACGGCCGGGCGATGGTGCGCATCTGCAAGGAGGAGTCGTTCCACCAGCGGCAGGGGTTCGAGATCCTGCTGACGCTGATGCAGGGTTCGCCCGCGCAGCGGGAGATGGCGCAGGAGGCCGTGGACCGCTGGTACTGGCCGTCGCTGATGATGTTCGGGCCTCCCGACGACGAGTCGCCGAACTCGGCGCAGTCGATGCGGTGGAAGATCAAGCGGTTCTCGAACGACGACCTGCGGCAGCGGTTCATCGGGATGCTGGTGCCCCAGGCCGAGGTACTGGGTGTGAGGCTGCCCGACCCGGAGCTGCGGTGGGACGAGCGGGCGGAGCGGTGGCACACGAGCGAGATCGACTGGACGGAGTTCCACGAGGTGCTCGCCGGCCGCGGCCCGATGAACGTCGAGCGGATCCGCAACCGGCGCAACGCCCACGAGGACGGTGCGTGGGTCCGCGAGGCCGCGGCTGAGTACGCCCGCAAGCAGCAGCTCGAGCTCGCCTCTCGGTCGTTGAGCGAGCGAAGCGAGTCGAAACGCCCTGAGCCGACGACGGAGGTCCGATCATGA
- the paaB gene encoding 1,2-phenylacetyl-CoA epoxidase subunit PaaB, giving the protein MTTPGASPRESWPLWEVFVRANRGLSHVHAGSLHAPDAELALRNARDLYTRRGEGTSIWVVPADAITTSDPDSKGAFFESPAGKNYRHATYYTASEGVPHL; this is encoded by the coding sequence ATGACCACTCCAGGTGCGTCGCCGCGCGAGTCGTGGCCGCTGTGGGAGGTGTTCGTCCGCGCGAACCGCGGCCTCAGCCATGTGCACGCGGGGTCGCTGCACGCGCCAGATGCGGAGCTCGCGCTGCGCAACGCCCGCGATCTCTACACACGCCGGGGGGAGGGCACGTCGATCTGGGTCGTGCCCGCCGACGCCATCACGACGAGCGATCCCGATTCGAAGGGGGCGTTCTTCGAGAGCCCCGCGGGCAAGAACTATCGCCACGCCACGTACTACACGGCGTCCGAGGGGGTGCCGCACCTGTGA
- a CDS encoding enoyl-CoA hydratase/isomerase family protein has translation MIELSITGDVAEVVLNAPEKLNALSLRELGEMDAAYRSAEESGVRALVLRAEGRAFCAGRDIAGVDPVTDDVPEYLAGVETLMRRIAAFPAPTFAAVHGACLGVGLGLAIATDVVYVADDAKVGSPFASLGAMLDSGGHALLYERLGAHRALDLIYTGAMMSGAEAVAAGLFSRAMPVEEVFDFTLQRATLAASGPTAAFVASKRLIARLRGERLWDAVAEEARGQEALRSTADYREGFAAFQQKRKPDFTGE, from the coding sequence ATGATCGAACTGTCCATCACCGGCGACGTCGCCGAAGTCGTCCTCAACGCGCCGGAGAAGCTCAACGCGCTGTCGCTGCGCGAGCTGGGGGAGATGGATGCCGCGTACCGCAGCGCCGAGGAGTCCGGCGTGCGTGCGCTCGTGCTGCGCGCCGAGGGGCGGGCGTTCTGCGCCGGCCGCGACATCGCGGGCGTGGACCCGGTGACCGACGACGTGCCCGAGTACCTCGCCGGCGTCGAGACGTTGATGAGGCGGATCGCCGCGTTCCCCGCGCCCACCTTCGCGGCCGTGCACGGTGCGTGCCTCGGCGTCGGACTCGGACTCGCGATCGCCACCGATGTCGTCTACGTCGCGGACGACGCCAAGGTCGGCTCGCCGTTCGCCAGCCTCGGAGCGATGCTGGACTCGGGCGGTCACGCCCTCCTCTACGAGCGGCTCGGTGCGCACCGAGCGCTCGACCTCATCTACACCGGCGCGATGATGTCGGGCGCCGAGGCGGTGGCGGCGGGGCTGTTCAGCCGAGCGATGCCCGTCGAGGAGGTGTTCGACTTCACCCTGCAACGGGCGACGCTCGCGGCGTCGGGACCGACGGCCGCGTTCGTCGCCTCGAAGCGCCTGATCGCGCGCCTGCGTGGCGAGCGGCTGTGGGACGCCGTCGCCGAGGAGGCCCGCGGCCAGGAGGCGCTGCGCAGCACAGCCGACTACCGCGAGGGCTTCGCCGCCTTCCAGCAGAAGCGCAAGCCCGACTTCACCGGCGAGTGA
- a CDS encoding thiamine pyrophosphate-binding protein, with the protein MSAVSAHVALTLARHIDHVFGVMGNGNAYFLDALERSTDVHFTAVRHEAGGVVAADAYHRASGRLAAATATYGAGFTNTLTALAEAVQAHAPLVLVVGDEPTSGPRPWDVDQIALASAVGARTYTVGRADAAATTIIAIEHALTYRVPTVLAIPYDVAARDAGAVSEPPEPRLPAPLVPAGAFAEGAVEGLVEALASAERPFLLAGRGAWVSGAREALGDVADAVGAVTASTALGRGIFPRGEFDLGVTGGFGAEGAMELVREADVAVVFGASLNQFTMRFGDLFAPGTRVFQVDVAPAATHPHVGGYVRGDAAVVARAVADGLAARAGRSSGWRESVDLMPLRAYEPGDDIAPDGRLDPRAVAARVGELLPEDRVVVSDGGHFIGWANMYWPVGCPDRMMMVGTAFQSIGLGWPSVPGAALAKPSATVVLTTGDGGGLMALADLETAVRVAGGRGVAVVWNDAAYGAEINLYGLKGLAEEPMLIPEVDFAALAAGVGAEGVVVRTLADLDRLATWTAEPAASRRFLVLDCRISGSVIAPYQREIIRVNS; encoded by the coding sequence ATGAGCGCCGTCTCGGCGCACGTCGCCCTCACTCTCGCCCGCCACATCGACCACGTCTTCGGCGTGATGGGCAACGGCAACGCGTACTTCCTCGACGCGCTCGAGCGCTCCACCGATGTGCACTTCACCGCCGTCCGCCACGAGGCCGGCGGGGTCGTCGCGGCCGACGCGTACCACCGCGCCTCCGGGCGTCTGGCCGCTGCGACCGCCACGTACGGCGCCGGCTTCACCAACACGCTCACCGCCCTCGCCGAGGCGGTGCAGGCTCACGCGCCCCTCGTGCTCGTCGTAGGCGACGAGCCGACCTCCGGGCCGCGCCCGTGGGACGTCGACCAGATCGCCCTCGCATCTGCTGTCGGCGCGCGCACCTATACGGTCGGGCGAGCGGATGCCGCGGCCACGACGATCATCGCCATCGAGCACGCCCTCACCTACCGGGTGCCGACGGTGCTCGCGATCCCCTACGACGTCGCCGCGCGCGACGCAGGCGCCGTCTCCGAGCCCCCGGAGCCGCGCCTGCCCGCGCCCCTCGTGCCCGCCGGAGCGTTCGCCGAAGGCGCGGTCGAGGGCCTCGTCGAGGCGCTCGCCTCGGCGGAGCGGCCGTTCCTGCTCGCCGGCCGCGGAGCCTGGGTCTCGGGTGCCCGCGAGGCCCTCGGTGACGTGGCCGATGCGGTCGGCGCCGTCACGGCGTCCACCGCCCTCGGCCGTGGCATCTTCCCCCGCGGCGAGTTCGACCTGGGCGTGACCGGCGGCTTCGGCGCCGAAGGGGCGATGGAGCTCGTGCGCGAGGCGGATGTCGCCGTCGTGTTCGGAGCGTCGCTGAATCAGTTCACGATGCGGTTCGGGGACCTTTTCGCGCCCGGCACCCGGGTGTTCCAGGTCGACGTCGCGCCCGCCGCGACCCATCCCCACGTGGGCGGCTACGTGCGCGGCGACGCCGCCGTGGTGGCCCGCGCAGTCGCCGACGGGCTGGCCGCCCGGGCCGGCCGGTCCAGCGGCTGGCGGGAATCCGTCGACCTCATGCCGCTGCGGGCATACGAGCCCGGCGACGACATCGCCCCCGATGGTCGGCTCGACCCTCGCGCGGTCGCGGCACGCGTCGGCGAACTCCTGCCGGAGGACCGCGTCGTCGTCTCGGACGGCGGCCACTTCATCGGCTGGGCGAACATGTACTGGCCCGTCGGATGCCCCGACCGCATGATGATGGTCGGCACGGCGTTCCAGTCCATCGGGCTCGGCTGGCCGTCGGTGCCCGGCGCCGCTCTCGCGAAGCCCTCGGCGACGGTCGTGCTGACGACGGGCGACGGCGGTGGGCTCATGGCGCTCGCCGACCTCGAGACCGCCGTCCGCGTCGCCGGCGGCCGGGGCGTCGCGGTGGTGTGGAACGACGCGGCGTACGGTGCTGAGATCAACCTCTACGGCCTCAAGGGGCTCGCGGAGGAGCCCATGCTCATCCCCGAGGTCGACTTCGCCGCTCTCGCGGCCGGCGTCGGAGCCGAGGGCGTCGTCGTGCGCACCCTGGCCGACCTCGACCGGCTCGCAACGTGGACGGCCGAGCCCGCAGCATCCCGTCGATTCCTCGTGCTCGACTGTCGCATCTCGGGATCGGTGATCGCGCCGTACCAGCGCGAGATCATCCGCGTGAACTCCTGA
- a CDS encoding 3-hydroxyacyl-CoA dehydrogenase family protein, protein MSVPDRVGVIGGGRMGTGIAHAFVLAGAEVVVVERDDPAAVAASARLLETVRRSVERGTTDIGYEALAAAIRTATDAAALAGCGLVVEAVPEDRELKLEALGRAERVLAPEAVLATNTSSISIDDLASGLARPERFLGLHFFNPVPASQLVEVVAGTAVDPALVDDAKSWIAALGKTPIIVRDSPGFASSRLGVALGLEAIRMLEEGVASAADIDAAMELGYRHPVGPLRTTDLVGLDVRLGIAEELHRELGERFAPPELLRRLVADGHLGRKTGRGFYEWSEQ, encoded by the coding sequence ATGAGCGTTCCTGATCGCGTCGGCGTGATCGGCGGCGGGCGCATGGGCACGGGCATCGCGCACGCGTTCGTGCTCGCCGGCGCTGAGGTGGTCGTCGTCGAGCGCGACGACCCGGCGGCGGTGGCAGCATCCGCTCGGCTCCTCGAAACCGTGCGCCGCAGCGTCGAGCGCGGCACCACCGACATCGGATACGAGGCGCTCGCCGCAGCGATCAGGACGGCGACGGATGCTGCGGCCCTGGCCGGCTGCGGCCTCGTCGTGGAGGCGGTCCCGGAGGATCGGGAGCTGAAGCTCGAGGCCCTCGGCCGCGCCGAGCGCGTGCTCGCACCGGAGGCGGTGCTCGCGACGAACACCTCGTCCATCTCGATCGACGACCTCGCCTCCGGCCTCGCACGCCCGGAGCGCTTCCTGGGTCTGCACTTCTTCAACCCCGTGCCCGCGTCGCAGCTCGTCGAGGTCGTCGCCGGCACGGCGGTCGACCCGGCGCTCGTCGACGACGCCAAGAGCTGGATCGCCGCGCTCGGCAAGACGCCGATCATCGTGCGCGACAGTCCGGGCTTCGCATCGAGCAGGCTCGGAGTCGCGCTCGGGCTCGAGGCGATCCGCATGCTCGAGGAGGGCGTCGCCTCGGCCGCCGACATCGACGCGGCGATGGAGCTCGGGTACCGGCATCCGGTCGGTCCGCTCCGCACGACGGACCTCGTCGGGCTCGATGTGCGACTCGGCATCGCCGAGGAGCTGCATCGCGAGCTGGGGGAGCGCTTCGCGCCCCCGGAGCTGCTCAGGCGCCTCGTCGCCGACGGACATCTCGGCCGCAAGACCGGCCGCGGCTTCTACGAATGGAGTGAACAGTGA
- the paaD gene encoding 1,2-phenylacetyl-CoA epoxidase subunit PaaD: MVTGTATAARAWEVAASVLDPEVPVLTIEDLGVLRDVAVDEGRVTVTITPTYSGCPAIDAIGDDVVLALTSAGFDDVDVRLALAPAWTTDWMTDAGKRKLLEYGIAPPTGRAAESGPIRLQLSVRCPRCGSLDTRELARFGSTSCKALYECRACLEPFDHFKVH, translated from the coding sequence ATGGTGACGGGTACGGCGACGGCCGCGCGCGCGTGGGAGGTCGCGGCATCCGTCCTCGATCCCGAGGTTCCCGTCCTCACGATCGAGGATCTCGGCGTGCTGCGCGACGTCGCCGTCGACGAGGGACGCGTGACCGTCACGATCACGCCGACGTATTCGGGCTGCCCGGCGATCGACGCGATCGGCGACGACGTCGTGCTCGCGCTCACGTCGGCCGGCTTCGACGACGTCGACGTGCGACTCGCGCTCGCCCCCGCGTGGACCACGGACTGGATGACGGATGCCGGCAAGCGCAAGCTCCTCGAGTACGGCATCGCCCCGCCCACCGGACGTGCGGCGGAGAGCGGGCCGATCCGCCTTCAGCTGTCGGTGCGGTGCCCGCGCTGCGGTTCGCTCGACACGCGCGAGCTCGCGCGGTTCGGTTCGACGTCGTGCAAGGCGCTGTACGAGTGCCGCGCGTGCCTCGAGCCCTTCGACCACTTCAAGGTGCACTGA
- the paaI gene encoding hydroxyphenylacetyl-CoA thioesterase PaaI produces MSDPAAHFVGQRRMLRRDHASAALGMVVERDEPGEAIVSMRVRDDMTNGFAITHGGMVFALADTAFAMACNEDDDVTVAAGADITFLKATHAGQTLTAHARRRILSGRNGLYDVTVTDETGDVVAELRGRSLTTRRTHPTD; encoded by the coding sequence ATGAGCGACCCCGCAGCGCACTTCGTCGGGCAGCGCCGCATGCTGCGGCGCGACCACGCTTCGGCCGCGCTCGGCATGGTCGTCGAGCGCGACGAACCGGGCGAGGCCATCGTGTCGATGCGGGTGCGCGACGACATGACGAACGGTTTCGCGATCACGCACGGCGGGATGGTGTTCGCGCTCGCCGACACCGCGTTCGCAATGGCCTGCAACGAGGACGACGACGTCACGGTGGCTGCCGGCGCCGACATCACGTTCCTCAAGGCCACCCATGCGGGCCAGACGCTCACCGCGCACGCGCGGCGCCGCATCCTCTCGGGCCGCAACGGGCTGTACGACGTCACGGTCACCGACGAGACCGGCGACGTGGTCGCCGAGCTCCGCGGCCGGTCGCTGACGACGCGGCGCACTCACCCCACCGACTGA
- the paaE gene encoding 1,2-phenylacetyl-CoA epoxidase subunit PaaE: protein MRPGEVAASENERIAETLLTTAVGGPRGAKHRARFHTLRVAAVRPLTDASVEVTFAIPEQARDEFDYLAGQHVALRKVVDGHEVRRSYSLCRAEDSGGGGDGPRTISVAIKRDLGGRFSTWAQTELKVGDEIDVMSPQGTFTSKLADLDDTHVAGIAAGSGITPLMALAATVLARSRTSRFTLVYTNRSSLDVMFLDELSDLKDRYPTRLALHHVLSREQRTAPLLSGRIDEPRLRRILDELVLPDTVDEWFLCGPFGLVQLCRDTLADIGVAPAHVRYELFTTGEGDRAEPSAGRPVVVAKDEPVRRIEFTLDGQSQAVDSPVAAHESILNAALRVRPDVPFACAGGVCGTCRARLVQGSVTMTENYALEPDELERGYVLTCQSHPTTDTVVVDYDV from the coding sequence ATGCGGCCCGGCGAGGTGGCGGCGAGCGAGAACGAACGCATCGCCGAGACGCTGCTGACGACCGCCGTCGGCGGTCCGCGCGGCGCCAAGCACCGCGCGCGCTTCCACACGTTGCGGGTCGCCGCGGTGCGCCCGTTGACGGACGCCTCGGTGGAGGTGACGTTCGCGATCCCCGAGCAGGCACGCGACGAGTTCGACTACCTCGCAGGGCAGCATGTCGCCCTGCGAAAGGTGGTCGACGGGCACGAGGTACGCCGCTCGTATTCGCTGTGCCGCGCGGAGGACTCCGGCGGCGGGGGCGACGGGCCGCGCACGATCAGCGTCGCGATCAAGCGCGATCTCGGCGGTCGGTTCTCGACCTGGGCGCAGACCGAGCTGAAGGTGGGTGACGAGATCGACGTGATGAGCCCGCAGGGCACCTTCACCTCGAAACTCGCCGACCTCGACGACACGCACGTGGCGGGGATCGCCGCGGGATCCGGCATCACGCCGCTCATGGCGCTCGCCGCGACCGTGCTCGCCCGGTCGCGCACGTCGCGGTTCACCCTCGTCTACACGAACCGGTCGAGCCTCGACGTGATGTTCCTCGACGAGCTCTCCGACCTCAAGGACCGCTATCCGACCCGGCTCGCGCTGCACCACGTGCTCTCGCGCGAGCAGCGCACGGCGCCACTGCTCTCGGGCCGCATCGACGAGCCTCGGCTGCGGCGGATCCTCGATGAGCTGGTGCTCCCCGACACGGTCGACGAGTGGTTCCTGTGCGGGCCGTTCGGACTCGTGCAGCTCTGCCGCGACACCCTCGCCGACATCGGCGTCGCCCCCGCGCACGTGCGGTACGAGCTGTTCACGACGGGGGAGGGGGATCGCGCCGAGCCGTCGGCGGGGCGCCCGGTGGTCGTCGCGAAGGACGAGCCGGTGCGGCGCATCGAGTTCACGCTCGACGGGCAGTCGCAGGCGGTCGACAGCCCGGTCGCCGCGCACGAGTCGATCCTCAACGCCGCGTTGCGAGTACGACCCGACGTGCCGTTCGCCTGCGCCGGGGGCGTGTGCGGCACGTGCCGTGCCCGCCTGGTGCAGGGATCGGTCACGATGACGGAGAACTACGCGCTCGAGCCCGATGAACTCGAGCGCGGGTATGTGCTCACGTGCCAGTCGCACCCCACGACCGATACCGTCGTCGTCGACTACGACGTCTAG
- the paaZ gene encoding phenylacetic acid degradation bifunctional protein PaaZ gives MERTGTGILPSYLRDAWWTPVSDAGATEVRDASTGEVVTLVGTGGIDLVGAIAHARTVGQASLGALTFHQRALLLKEFGLALTARKEELYELSKRAGATTRDSLSDVDGGIGVLFTYSSKGRRELPNAQVYLDGPVEPLSKDGTFLGRHVYTRLPGVAVQINAFNFPMWGALEKFAPAFLAGVPTIVKPATPTAYVAEAWVRMLVETGRLPAGSLQLVSGAVPGLFDHLGLGDLVGFTGSASTASRLREQAAPGVRFTSETDSINASVLGPDAVPGTPEFDAYVKQLMVELTTKAGQKCTAIRRAIVPVDAVEPLIEALRAKIDERVVIGDPHAEGVTMGPLVSLAQRDEVLRAVGELEAAGGRLLIGTTDAPDVTRADGSTGPAPDGAFVGPIVVGFDGDADALPDAVHDVEAFGPVASVIAYRTVDEAADLVGRGGGSLVTSVATSDPAVAATLLARTAAYNGRLLFLDRDDARTSTGHGAPVPHLVHGGPGRAGGGEELGGIRAVLHHMQRTGVQGSPAMLTALTGVWHQGAASRSDRHPFRKSLAELAIGDQVASPLRPVTLDDIETFANFTGDLFYAHMDEAAAAANPFFPGRVAHGYLLVSWAAGLFVDPEPGPVLANYGLENLRFMTPVSPGDEIRVVLTAKQITPRENDAYGEVRWDAVILNQREETVATYDVLTLVAKTSADTDAATAAASVSPESAGARA, from the coding sequence ATGGAGCGGACAGGGACCGGCATCCTCCCCAGTTACCTGCGCGACGCATGGTGGACGCCCGTATCCGACGCGGGCGCGACGGAGGTGCGCGACGCCTCGACCGGCGAGGTCGTGACGCTCGTCGGCACCGGGGGCATCGACCTGGTCGGCGCGATCGCCCACGCGCGCACCGTCGGGCAGGCGAGCCTCGGCGCTCTGACCTTCCACCAGCGCGCGCTGCTGCTGAAGGAGTTCGGCCTCGCCCTCACGGCGCGCAAGGAGGAGCTGTACGAGCTGTCGAAGCGCGCCGGCGCGACCACGCGCGACTCGCTGAGCGACGTCGACGGCGGGATCGGCGTGCTCTTCACCTATTCGTCCAAGGGTCGGCGCGAGCTCCCGAACGCGCAGGTGTACCTCGACGGCCCCGTCGAGCCGCTGTCGAAGGACGGCACGTTCCTCGGGCGCCACGTGTACACGCGGCTGCCCGGTGTGGCGGTGCAGATCAACGCCTTCAACTTCCCCATGTGGGGCGCGCTCGAGAAGTTCGCCCCTGCGTTCCTCGCGGGGGTTCCGACGATCGTGAAGCCCGCGACGCCGACGGCGTACGTGGCCGAGGCATGGGTGCGGATGCTCGTCGAGACCGGACGCCTGCCCGCCGGCTCGCTGCAGCTGGTGAGCGGCGCCGTACCCGGGCTGTTCGACCACCTCGGGCTCGGCGACCTCGTGGGCTTCACCGGCAGCGCCTCGACCGCTTCCCGACTTCGCGAGCAGGCGGCGCCCGGCGTCAGGTTCACCAGCGAGACCGACTCGATCAACGCGTCCGTGCTCGGCCCCGACGCCGTGCCCGGCACCCCCGAATTCGACGCGTACGTCAAGCAGCTCATGGTCGAGCTCACGACGAAGGCGGGGCAGAAGTGCACCGCGATCCGGCGCGCCATCGTGCCGGTCGACGCGGTCGAGCCGCTCATCGAGGCACTGCGGGCCAAGATCGACGAGCGGGTCGTGATCGGGGACCCGCATGCCGAGGGCGTCACGATGGGTCCGCTCGTCTCGCTCGCGCAGCGCGACGAGGTGCTGCGGGCCGTCGGCGAGCTCGAAGCCGCGGGAGGCCGGCTGCTCATCGGCACGACGGATGCCCCGGACGTCACCCGTGCCGACGGCTCGACCGGCCCCGCGCCCGACGGCGCGTTCGTCGGACCCATCGTCGTCGGGTTCGACGGCGACGCGGATGCCCTTCCCGACGCCGTCCACGACGTCGAGGCGTTCGGCCCGGTCGCGAGCGTGATCGCCTATCGGACGGTGGACGAAGCCGCCGACCTCGTCGGCCGCGGGGGCGGGTCGCTGGTGACGAGCGTGGCGACGTCCGACCCTGCGGTCGCCGCGACTCTGCTCGCCCGCACCGCCGCCTACAACGGGCGCCTGCTCTTCCTCGACCGCGACGACGCGCGCACCTCGACGGGCCACGGCGCCCCGGTCCCTCACCTGGTGCACGGCGGACCCGGCCGTGCGGGCGGCGGCGAGGAGCTCGGCGGCATCCGCGCTGTGCTGCACCACATGCAGCGCACCGGGGTGCAGGGCTCGCCCGCGATGCTCACCGCCTTGACCGGCGTGTGGCATCAGGGCGCGGCATCCCGTTCCGATCGTCACCCGTTCCGCAAGTCGCTCGCCGAACTCGCGATCGGCGACCAGGTGGCGTCGCCGCTGCGCCCGGTGACGCTCGACGACATCGAGACGTTCGCGAACTTCACGGGCGACCTGTTCTACGCCCACATGGATGAGGCGGCCGCCGCCGCCAACCCGTTCTTCCCCGGTCGGGTCGCTCACGGCTACCTGCTGGTGTCGTGGGCGGCGGGCCTGTTCGTGGACCCCGAGCCGGGCCCCGTGCTCGCCAACTACGGCCTCGAGAACCTGCGGTTCATGACGCCGGTGTCGCCCGGAGACGAGATCCGCGTGGTGCTCACGGCGAAGCAGATCACTCCGCGCGAGAACGACGCATACGGCGAGGTGCGGTGGGACGCCGTCATCCTCAACCAGCGCGAGGAGACCGTCGCGACCTACGACGTGCTCACGCTGGTCGCCAAGACGTCTGCCGACACGGATGCCGCCACCGCCGCGGCATCCGTCTCTCCCGAGTCCGCTGGAGCGCGCGCATGA